A portion of the Bacteroides faecium genome contains these proteins:
- a CDS encoding tubulin-like doman-containing protein, with amino-acid sequence METLDPKSPNHILVGLGGTGGKVLKAIRKRLYQEFPNDEERDNLSIGFVYVDSTREMMTPGDPSFRVMGKDASFTESEFVDIKSVDLKQILDNVSNYPGLKGIVKNGASMKNTLGEVGQAAGQKRRAGRILFAANCNKYLSALKGQYNKVKSITNKDEVNIHIFTGLAGGTGSGAIIDVIAQTRAQETYKHANIMVYAMVPELDIPSGCQAGRYHQNGYAALKELSALNIGRFLPSDVIRGDEHIELDLTPNKQFGLMLYSNVNENGVVVNSFTELPQLLADTVYFRLFLEEKHGTTDDLLRSFSLENINDFCVEYSEKSKGTDKERARTKAINTFGIKRIIYPEKRILEHITYTIGERILWQMQYNNFKDDFGFVQESLRKDYRELYINDKNLRDWMLDDSHLMLEEKIFDTDKYCSKIENFWSDITNSYSYDDAKAVDPEPLRFLESICSDTYKTAFRNKQGVEAYYLDKGNDLLLKEQAQYIIERIEKNLYTKWYEGSLSLEDLLNICDAVLTYIKNRKEKIENDIAGVDDKIKVNEDDADANNYDYNHLSLLQRATGRSPRLYSDHQMIMKDLYTLRTQRVAYEFEGKLLGKLRAAFEQFSAEVSQFIGVLLLSMDAAEKRIADRNKNTKGIADLSSAIVEVSEDDKMLKLEQTLILDKNQQETWAGNIRKAIAGNRSYAHFNELAATTSEDTIFDVFDAELSPKVREKHDQDYQNDKILGLNVLQQLQKVLLTDTDIRNFASSVINQSGTFLKLDDGQLSKALNNNENPVSHPESINRKTILISMPTDEGNDSLKAFSNKLKAALQGAFGNATPGSTINFNTSDERMNEITVISIRYCFPMRAIAWLPSYDRAYNDMVNNKNELAAKEARILLHCEGDGTELPELMGEKKIAPKDFIPYFFVAAANDILAVRENEREEKGWCTVTADEWGAEMVTLISPQFTEILTSEELTEEVLDTIKEKVDDILKNPDLKMSDRAAMVEGVKVVMRDYVSKECSSPTSPKYQQYSAEAKKALELINKK; translated from the coding sequence ATGGAAACATTAGACCCGAAAAGTCCTAACCACATCTTGGTGGGGTTAGGCGGTACAGGTGGCAAGGTGCTGAAAGCCATTCGCAAACGTCTTTATCAGGAGTTCCCCAATGATGAAGAACGTGATAATTTGTCTATTGGTTTTGTGTATGTAGACTCTACACGTGAGATGATGACACCGGGCGACCCCTCGTTCCGTGTGATGGGGAAAGATGCTTCGTTTACAGAAAGCGAATTTGTCGATATTAAGTCTGTAGATTTGAAGCAGATACTCGATAATGTATCCAACTATCCCGGATTGAAAGGTATCGTGAAGAATGGTGCTTCCATGAAAAATACCTTGGGTGAAGTAGGGCAGGCTGCCGGACAGAAACGCCGTGCAGGGCGTATTCTTTTTGCTGCTAATTGCAATAAGTATCTTTCGGCTTTGAAGGGACAATACAATAAAGTAAAGTCTATTACCAACAAAGACGAGGTTAATATTCATATTTTTACCGGTTTGGCCGGTGGCACAGGGTCAGGAGCTATCATTGACGTGATTGCCCAGACACGTGCACAAGAGACTTACAAACATGCCAATATCATGGTCTATGCCATGGTGCCCGAATTGGATATCCCTTCAGGATGTCAGGCAGGACGTTATCATCAGAATGGGTATGCGGCATTGAAAGAGTTAAGTGCGCTTAATATCGGACGCTTCCTGCCGTCAGACGTTATTCGGGGCGATGAACATATAGAACTGGATCTTACTCCTAACAAACAGTTCGGATTGATGCTTTATTCTAATGTAAATGAGAATGGGGTGGTAGTCAACTCCTTTACGGAATTGCCTCAACTGTTGGCGGATACGGTTTACTTCCGTCTCTTTCTGGAAGAAAAACATGGTACGACCGATGACCTTCTGCGCTCCTTCAGTTTGGAAAATATCAATGATTTTTGTGTAGAATACAGTGAGAAGTCGAAAGGCACAGATAAGGAACGTGCCCGCACAAAGGCTATCAATACTTTCGGAATCAAACGTATTATCTATCCGGAGAAACGTATCCTGGAACATATTACTTATACCATAGGTGAGAGAATACTATGGCAGATGCAATACAATAACTTCAAGGATGATTTCGGTTTCGTACAGGAATCGCTTCGTAAAGATTACCGTGAGTTATATATCAATGATAAGAATCTGCGCGACTGGATGTTGGATGATAGCCATCTGATGCTGGAAGAAAAGATTTTCGATACGGACAAATATTGCAGTAAGATAGAGAATTTCTGGAGTGACATAACAAACAGTTATTCTTATGACGATGCAAAGGCAGTAGATCCGGAACCATTGAGATTCCTCGAAAGCATCTGTTCGGATACTTACAAGACTGCTTTCCGTAACAAACAGGGGGTAGAAGCCTACTATCTGGATAAGGGTAATGACTTGTTACTGAAAGAACAGGCGCAATATATTATCGAGCGTATAGAAAAGAACTTGTATACTAAATGGTATGAGGGTTCCCTTTCATTGGAAGACCTGCTGAATATCTGTGACGCAGTGCTGACATACATCAAGAACCGTAAGGAAAAGATAGAAAATGACATTGCCGGTGTAGATGATAAAATAAAGGTAAACGAGGACGATGCTGATGCCAACAACTATGACTACAATCACTTGTCATTGTTGCAACGTGCTACCGGACGTTCACCTCGTCTGTACTCTGACCATCAAATGATCATGAAGGATCTTTATACACTGCGTACCCAACGTGTGGCTTACGAATTTGAAGGTAAATTATTAGGTAAATTACGTGCGGCATTCGAACAGTTCAGTGCAGAAGTCAGCCAATTTATCGGTGTGTTGCTGCTATCAATGGATGCTGCTGAAAAGCGTATTGCCGACCGTAACAAGAACACTAAAGGTATTGCGGATTTGTCAAGTGCTATCGTAGAAGTCAGCGAAGATGATAAAATGCTTAAACTTGAGCAGACATTGATTCTGGATAAGAACCAACAGGAAACTTGGGCGGGAAATATCCGTAAAGCCATTGCAGGAAATCGTTCCTATGCTCACTTCAATGAATTGGCGGCTACTACTTCCGAAGATACGATATTTGATGTATTTGATGCCGAACTCAGTCCGAAGGTACGTGAAAAACACGACCAGGATTACCAAAATGATAAGATTTTGGGCTTGAACGTTCTTCAGCAATTACAGAAGGTGTTATTGACTGATACTGATATTCGTAATTTCGCTTCTTCCGTTATTAATCAGAGCGGTACATTCCTGAAACTGGATGACGGGCAGCTTTCGAAAGCATTGAACAACAATGAGAATCCGGTATCTCATCCCGAATCAATCAATCGCAAGACGATTTTGATTTCTATGCCTACCGATGAAGGAAACGACTCTCTCAAAGCGTTTTCCAATAAGCTGAAAGCTGCTTTGCAAGGTGCTTTTGGAAATGCTACGCCGGGAAGTACCATTAACTTCAATACTTCGGATGAGCGCATGAATGAAATCACTGTGATTTCTATCCGCTACTGTTTCCCGATGCGTGCCATTGCCTGGTTGCCGTCTTATGACCGTGCATACAATGACATGGTAAACAACAAGAACGAACTGGCTGCTAAAGAAGCACGTATCCTGCTTCATTGCGAGGGAGACGGTACAGAATTGCCGGAATTGATGGGCGAAAAGAAGATTGCGCCGAAAGACTTCATCCCTTATTTCTTCGTAGCTGCTGCTAATGACATTCTTGCAGTACGCGAGAACGAGCGGGAAGAAAAAGGCTGGTGTACTGTAACTGCTGATGAATGGGGTGCCGAAATGGTTACACTTATTTCACCTCAATTCACCGAGATACTGACAAGTGAAGAACTGACGGAAGAAGTCTTGGATACTATCAAGGAGAAGGTGGACGACATTCTGAAGAACCCTGACCTGAAGATGAGTGACCGTGCCGCTATGGTAGAAGGTGTGAAAGTCGTGATGCGTGATTACGTAAGTAAAGAATGCTCCAGCCCTACATCACCCAAATATCAGCAATATAGCGCTGAAGCAAAGAAAGCATTGGAATTAATCAATAAGAAATAA
- a CDS encoding Ig-like domain-containing protein yields the protein MARPSDRDRYKYGICTNRDKGGEGAPCPKCESKEVQKVRGGQDFVCDECKEPLRMVPPPPTGPNMKLIGGIIAAVVVLGGAGIGIALSGGDKTEEQLVDDTTGGIEQVDGATDGDGMEVEEVNVTDMTFMETAQDMKLKKSETKQLNIDCNPGNANETVTWKSGNEAVATVSPNGLVTAVAAGKATITAVADRSQTKTEIEVTVSDGGSTSTVTDGGATGGIVTKDLGYAVYKGRMKNGLMNDESGVLTFKTTHIIEPRDVKKREAKAGEKVVGIFEDGHLTTGTWYKSDGNKEVIIP from the coding sequence ATGGCAAGACCCAGTGACCGTGACAGATACAAATATGGTATCTGCACGAATCGTGACAAAGGCGGCGAAGGAGCCCCTTGTCCTAAATGTGAAAGTAAAGAAGTACAGAAAGTAAGGGGTGGACAAGATTTCGTGTGCGACGAATGTAAAGAACCATTGCGTATGGTTCCGCCACCACCAACTGGCCCGAATATGAAGTTGATTGGCGGTATTATTGCTGCTGTGGTGGTACTTGGTGGCGCGGGTATCGGAATCGCCCTTAGTGGTGGTGACAAAACCGAAGAACAACTGGTTGACGACACGACAGGTGGCATTGAACAAGTAGATGGAGCAACCGATGGTGACGGCATGGAAGTAGAAGAAGTAAACGTGACCGACATGACGTTTATGGAAACTGCACAGGATATGAAACTGAAGAAGAGCGAAACCAAACAGTTGAATATAGACTGTAACCCCGGCAATGCGAATGAAACCGTTACTTGGAAATCGGGAAACGAAGCAGTGGCGACAGTATCTCCAAATGGTCTCGTGACAGCCGTTGCAGCAGGTAAAGCTACTATCACAGCCGTGGCAGACCGTTCGCAGACGAAAACCGAGATAGAAGTTACAGTATCCGATGGCGGCAGCACCAGCACCGTAACAGACGGCGGCGCAACCGGCGGTATCGTAACGAAAGACCTGGGTTATGCAGTCTACAAAGGCCGTATGAAAAATGGCTTGATGAACGACGAAAGCGGTGTGCTGACATTTAAAACAACCCATATCATAGAGCCGCGCGACGTGAAGAAGCGTGAAGCTAAAGCAGGTGAAAAGGTGGTTGGTATCTTCGAAGACGGTCATCTCACTACCGGTACGTGGTATAAGAGTGATGGAAACAAAGAAGTAATCATCCCGTAA